Proteins encoded in a region of the Flavobacterium sp. MDT1-60 genome:
- a CDS encoding glycosyltransferase family 4 protein gives MQKILFISHDASRTGAPILLLNLVKLLLTFNEYEVNFLLKKGGDLENEFKNLAPTYFLYQQKRTKFNYLKSKLFKTKSLLEDKKFLNQYHHIISNTITNGDILEKIRNNYKNKIISYIHELEVASKTYTTSKAIDIVIKSSDKFWVPSSLVKEFLYKEFNILENNIFKMPYFIENRNILPFDDGENKNNFIIGGCGTIDWRKGPDLFLQVANELFLKRPNASIVFKWKGANNGVELMRLQCQIKMTNLDGKIFFESSSDKLDSFYNEIDLFLLTSREDPYPLVILEAAQFAKPSICFDKVCGSSDFINNSNGGEIIPFLDISATANAILKFYDNSIYTTEKGQNAKQFLLKTHSNKQYVYNEFKKALL, from the coding sequence ATGCAAAAAATCCTTTTCATCTCACATGACGCTTCAAGAACAGGGGCTCCTATTTTACTTTTAAATTTGGTAAAGCTTCTATTGACTTTTAATGAATATGAAGTAAACTTTCTTTTAAAAAAGGGTGGAGACTTGGAAAATGAGTTTAAAAACTTAGCACCAACTTACTTTCTATATCAGCAAAAAAGAACAAAATTTAATTATCTTAAAAGTAAACTATTCAAAACCAAATCGCTATTAGAAGATAAAAAGTTTTTAAACCAATATCATCATATAATTTCGAATACTATAACCAACGGAGATATTTTAGAAAAAATAAGAAATAATTATAAAAATAAGATAATAAGTTATATTCACGAACTTGAAGTAGCAAGTAAAACCTATACAACTTCGAAGGCAATTGATATTGTTATCAAAAGTTCTGACAAGTTTTGGGTTCCAAGTAGCTTAGTAAAAGAATTTTTATACAAGGAGTTTAATATATTAGAAAATAATATTTTTAAAATGCCTTATTTCATAGAAAATAGAAACATTTTACCTTTTGATGATGGAGAAAATAAAAACAACTTTATTATAGGAGGATGTGGTACAATCGATTGGCGCAAAGGTCCTGATTTGTTTTTGCAGGTAGCTAACGAGTTATTCTTGAAACGTCCTAATGCTTCAATTGTTTTTAAATGGAAAGGAGCTAATAATGGGGTAGAATTAATGCGTTTACAATGTCAGATTAAAATGACTAATCTGGATGGAAAGATTTTTTTTGAATCGTCTTCAGATAAATTGGATTCTTTTTATAATGAAATTGACTTGTTTTTATTGACGTCTAGAGAAGATCCCTATCCATTAGTTATTTTAGAAGCAGCTCAATTTGCTAAACCATCAATTTGTTTTGATAAAGTTTGTGGTAGTAGTGATTTTATTAATAATAGCAATGGAGGAGAAATAATACCATTTTTAGATATATCGGCAACTGCAAATGCCATTTTAAAATTTTATGACAATTCAATCTATACAACTGAAAAAGGGCAAAACGCCAAGCAGTTTTTACTAAAAACCCATTCAAATAAGCAATATGTTTATAACGAATTTAAAAAAGCATTGCTATAA
- a CDS encoding glycoside hydrolase family 99-like domain-containing protein, with product MSDIKPIAIYLPQFHPIPENDLWWGKGFTEWTNVTKAKPRFEGHYQPHLPSDLGFYDLRLEETRIAQESLAKQYGVHGFCYYHYWFNGKRVLNEPIDRKMQNPKEDLPFLLCWANENWTRAWDGSLQDVLLEQNYSETDDREHIRFLLTYFKDDRYIRVKNKPFFIFYKPDLFPDMASTIAIFREEAAKEGVELYLGCFERWIGWDKEKMLEFDFDAIIEFQPLSKSMKKFINQLEKRKQTIVKRIENRLLRKFKLKRKVKNIDLKVDYKKFIDFDIKNNNTGVYPGVTPMWDNSSRRVGQNATMLLNSTPELFEYWYKNKTKPKNFESLDDSFVFINAWNEWAEGNHLEPCQKWGKSYLEALL from the coding sequence ATGAGTGATATAAAGCCTATAGCTATTTACTTACCTCAATTCCATCCCATTCCTGAAAATGATTTATGGTGGGGTAAAGGTTTTACTGAATGGACTAACGTGACTAAAGCTAAACCACGATTTGAGGGACATTATCAACCTCATTTGCCGTCGGATTTAGGTTTTTATGATTTACGATTGGAAGAGACTCGTATAGCTCAGGAATCATTAGCGAAACAATATGGAGTCCATGGATTTTGCTATTATCATTATTGGTTTAATGGGAAACGTGTTTTAAATGAACCAATTGATAGAAAAATGCAAAATCCAAAGGAAGATTTACCATTTTTGCTATGTTGGGCAAATGAAAACTGGACCAGAGCTTGGGATGGTAGTTTACAAGATGTTTTGTTGGAACAAAATTATTCAGAAACTGACGATAGGGAACACATTAGATTTTTGTTAACTTATTTTAAAGATGATAGATATATTAGAGTAAAAAATAAACCTTTTTTTATTTTTTATAAACCAGATTTGTTTCCAGATATGGCGAGTACAATTGCTATTTTTAGGGAAGAGGCTGCAAAGGAAGGTGTTGAACTGTATTTAGGCTGTTTTGAAAGATGGATTGGATGGGATAAAGAGAAGATGTTAGAATTTGATTTTGATGCAATAATTGAATTTCAACCTTTATCAAAGTCAATGAAGAAATTTATAAATCAATTGGAAAAAAGGAAGCAAACAATTGTAAAACGCATTGAAAATAGATTACTTAGAAAATTTAAATTGAAGCGTAAAGTCAAAAACATAGACCTTAAAGTAGATTATAAAAAATTTATTGATTTTGATATTAAAAATAATAATACCGGAGTTTACCCAGGAGTAACTCCAATGTGGGATAATTCTTCCAGACGAGTTGGGCAAAATGCAACTATGTTGCTTAATAGTACTCCTGAATTATTCGAATACTGGTATAAAAATAAAACGAAGCCTAAAAATTTCGAAAGTTTAGATGATTCATTTGTATTTATTAATGCATGGAATGAATGGGCAGAAGGTAATCATTTAGAGCCATGCCAAAAATGGGGGAAATCTTATCTTGAAGCATTGTTATGA
- a CDS encoding glycosyltransferase family 2 protein — protein MKIVVVIVTYNPGKWIEKCLNSLLLSTIEVEILIVDNNSTDGFQEIINSSYPQVEFIQCIKNFGFGAANNIGIKKAYDNSADFVFLLNQDAWVKSDTIEKLIFAQQNEPEFGIVSPIHLNGKGEDLDYNFSNYIIPSKCKGLYSDIYLNKVKSSIYLVNFVNAAGWLLSRKCIETVGGFNPSFFHYGEDDNYIERAHFHQFKVGVLATVVLFHDREERNSSFHFEDLQLIYKRRVILKASNPFNQFSFQSENKKLYKFAIKAIFSFRFKLVFKIISQIKTLNSLDKNAILNRRNESKKNNLTFLN, from the coding sequence ATGAAAATTGTAGTTGTAATAGTGACCTACAATCCTGGAAAATGGATTGAAAAATGCTTGAATAGTTTGCTACTGAGTACGATTGAGGTTGAGATTTTAATCGTTGATAACAATTCTACAGATGGTTTTCAAGAAATAATAAATTCCAGTTATCCTCAAGTAGAATTTATACAGTGCATAAAAAATTTCGGTTTCGGAGCGGCTAATAATATTGGTATTAAAAAAGCATATGATAATAGTGCTGATTTCGTTTTTTTATTAAATCAGGATGCGTGGGTGAAATCCGATACTATTGAAAAATTAATTTTTGCCCAACAAAATGAACCTGAGTTTGGCATTGTAAGCCCTATACATTTGAACGGTAAAGGAGAAGATTTAGATTATAATTTTTCTAATTATATTATCCCTTCTAAATGTAAAGGATTGTATTCAGATATTTATTTGAATAAAGTAAAATCGAGTATTTATTTAGTGAATTTCGTAAATGCAGCTGGCTGGTTATTATCACGTAAATGTATTGAGACAGTTGGCGGGTTTAATCCTTCTTTTTTCCATTATGGTGAAGATGATAATTATATAGAGCGAGCACATTTCCATCAATTTAAAGTTGGAGTTTTAGCAACTGTAGTATTATTTCATGATAGAGAAGAACGAAATAGTAGTTTTCATTTTGAAGATTTACAATTGATTTATAAACGAAGAGTAATATTAAAGGCTTCTAATCCTTTTAATCAGTTTTCATTTCAATCAGAAAACAAAAAACTCTATAAATTTGCTATTAAAGCTATCTTTTCATTTAGATTTAAACTGGTTTTCAAAATTATTTCACAAATAAAAACGTTAAATAGTTTAGATAAAAATGCTATTTTAAATAGAAGAAACGAAAGTAAAAAAAACAATCTAACATTCTTAAATTAG